A section of the Entelurus aequoreus isolate RoL-2023_Sb linkage group LG21, RoL_Eaeq_v1.1, whole genome shotgun sequence genome encodes:
- the LOC133638923 gene encoding uncharacterized protein LOC133638923 isoform X1, whose amino-acid sequence MTCLMLKRFTHPPRPPAMTLKLFIRIFTVRQSDSLFYTPVTVGGVVTLGGMMDSGSMACSISETVEMRLRETGVLSGQNQIDVNVTLIGCGGLRVKPKCAFDIEMEVYGCKMLVPTLVVPGQQDELILGTNVLKYILHQSKRCDSFWRTVSGPCSHTDPEVECFLSMLAGLNPWRGEDAPDRIGTVRCNSAVCLKPGREYLIWGKLPRNTAVSPGSAVITEPTSSRSAPRGVLVARIVSPMWGDRWVPLKLINTSDRPVLLRRNAKLADVYSCVALEDMDVAQLSGAPLLSCTQSATPPAADIDSVIDKLKSVGLCNIDIESCEVSEHCKKRLAHLVLQYEDVFSRHQLDCGEAKGFVHRIHLSDSRPFRLPYRRVPPSQYQKLRQVLSEMEQREIIRKSTSEYASPLVLVWKKNGYLHICTDFRWLNKRTLKDAHPLPHQADCLAALGGNCLFSTMDLTSGFYKMPLHEDDRKYSAFTTPMGLYEYNLLPQGLCNSPGSFMRMMTSIFGDQNDLSLLCCLDDLLVFAPDEDIALQRLEMVFDRLRSHNLKAY is encoded by the coding sequence ATGACATGTCTGATGCTGAAACGGTTTACACATCCACCAAGGCCTCCTGCAATGACTCTGAAGTTGTTTATCAGAATATTCACAGTTAGACAGAGTGACAGTCTCTTTTACACACCTGTGACTGTGGGTGGGGTTGTTACATTGGGTGGCATGATGGACAGTGGTTCGATGGCCTGCAGCATTAGTGAGACAGTGGAAATGAGATTGAGGGAGACTGGTGTACTATCTGGCCAAAATCAAATCGATGTGAATGTGACTCTTATTGGTTGTGGGGGTTTACGTGTGAAGCCAAAGTGTGCTTTTGACATTGAAATGGAAGTGTATGGCTGTAAAATGCTGGTCCCCACACTTGTTGTCCCTGGTCAACAGGATGAGTTAATCCTGGGAActaatgttttaaaatacattctaCACCAGTCTAAAAGATGTGACTCGTTTTGGAGAACAGTTTCTGGTCCCTGCTCACACACAGATCCAGAAGTGGAATGTTTCCTTTCCATGCTGGCTGGCCTGAACCCCTGGAGAGGTGAGGATGCTCCTGACAGGATTGGCACAGTCAGGTGCAACTCTGCTGTCTGCCTGAAGCCTGGTCGTGAGTACCTCATCTGGGGAAAACTACCCAGGAACACTGCGGTTTCACCAGGCAGCGCCGTCATAACTGAGCCGACGTCATCCCGCTCAGCTCCTAGAGGTGTGTTGGTTGCGAGGATCGTGTCTCCAATGTGGGGAGATAGGTGGGTCCCTCTAAAACTCATTAACACTTCTGACAGGCCTGTGCTATTGAGGCGCAATGCTAAACTGGCTGATGTTTACTCCTGTGTTGCCCTTGAAGACATGGATGTTGCCCAACTCTCAGGAGCTCCCCTGCTCAGTTGCACCCAATCAGCTACGCCACCTGCTGCTGATATTGACTCTGTGATAGACAAGCTCAAGTCGGTTGGACTGTGCAACATTGACATTGAGTCGTGTGAGGTGTCAGAACATTGTAAGAAGAGGCTGGCTCATCTTGTTTTGCAGTATGAAGATGTCTTTTCACGCCACCAACTGGACTGTGGGGAGGCAAAGGGTTTTGTGCATCGCATTCATCTGTCTGACAGCAGGCCATTCAGGCTCCCATACAGGAGAGTTCCTCCTAGCCAGTACCAGAAGCTGCGTCAAGTACTGAGTGAGATGGAGCAAAGAGAAATCATCAGAAAGTCAACCAGCGAGTACGCATCGCCactggtgctggtgtggaaaaAAAATGGATACCTCCACATCTGCACAGACTTTCGCTGGTTGAATAAGAGGACTCTGAAGGATGCTCATCCCCTTCCCCACCAAGCGGATTGTTTGGCCGCTCTGGGAGGCAACTGTCTTTTCAGTACCATGGATTTGACTTCGGGTTTTTATAAAATGCCACTACATGAAGATGATAGAAAGTATTCTGCCTTTACTACTCCCATGGGTTTATATGAATACAATCTTCTTCCCCAGGGTCTCTGCAACAGTCCTGGTAGTTTCATGCGCATGATGACCAGTATTTTTGGGGACCAAAATGATCTAAGTCTGTTGTGCTGTTTGGATGATTTGTTGGTGTTTGCACCTGATGAGGACATTGCATTGCAGCGCCTAGAAATGGTTTTTGACAGGCTGCGCAgtcataacttaaaggcctactga
- the LOC133638923 gene encoding uncharacterized protein LOC133638923 isoform X2, producing the protein MDKFITPVLSRGRGILCSESTNSREVGRSSITADGCTNKGLGRGLLFTPVDESMRETPHTSTPNSDVDAIHHLTDMVGQLGAQIGESIVEKLMFIHNTAGVVNMQSDCQSSPAVQNTHNGVSKHDLQHLTVQVKSDKDLQTFRGDNTDRYSVQDWIVMTKTFLKRHNVIVDDQTEEILNHLMGKARDVVQIALRSDPGLNVRQRPELIYNILLQYFSDAPSCLPLADFYATLPKHRENPVDYWIRLNKAADLALEGLHRQGKRAENMYDEVALMFVKHCPDPELSCILKCKPLHEWTSRDVQQRIDDYQGESRANRRAAGTAQLKSHITAVASEQAGPPSVSLPVSEECRAPVPSPLFPQAQRHVYCSPLTPPMSASVPNEHQRSPSLTPATAVVQNLQQTEERLLTRMVDMFQMMMDKMQRGDTDHQSQGGRFQRATRGRRPREAACRICDDPRHTTISHCMSDRLCFTCFAPGHTKLNCTANNSPSPSLRETS; encoded by the coding sequence ATGGATAAGTTTATTACCCCTGTGTTATCAAGAGGTAGGGGTATTTTGTGTTCTGAATCCACTAATAGTAGGGAGGTGGGGCGTTCCAGCATTACAGCTGATGGGTGTACAAATAAGGGGTTGGGTCGAGGTTTGCTGTTCACTCCTGTTGACGAGTCCATGAGGGAGACACCTCACACTTCCACACCCAACAGTGATGTTGATGCCATCCACCACCTCACTGATATGGTTGGGCAGTTAGGTGCCCAAATTGGTGAATCCATTGTTGAAAAGCTAATGTTTATTCACAACACAGCTGGTGTTGTGAATATGCAGAGTGACTGTCAGAGTAGTCCTGCTGTGCAGAACACACACAATGGAGTTAGCAAGCATGATCTCCAGCATTTGACAGTTCAAGTTAAGTCAGATAAGGACCTCCAGACATTTAGAGGTGACAACACTGACAGGTATTCAGTGCAAGACTGGATTGTTATGACTAAGACTTTCCTCAAGAGACACAATGTTATTGTAGATGATCAGACGGAGGAAATCTTGAACCATTTGATGGGCAAAGCCAGGGATGTAGTGCAGATAGCATTGCGCAGTGATCCTGGACTGAATGTTAGACAGAGACCTGAACTAATATACAATATCCTACTCCAGTATTTCAGTGATGCTCCGTCATGTCTCCCTCTTGCTGACTTTTATGCTACTCTGCCCAAGCACAGAGAGAACCCAGTAGACTACTGGATAAGACTGAACAAAGCAGCAGACCTGGCTCTTGAGGGTCTTCACAGACAAGGAAAACGGGCAGAGAACATGTATGATGAAGTGGCTCTCATGTTTGTCAAACACTGTCCTGACCCGGAACTATCCTGCATTTTAAAGTGTAAGCCACTTCATGAGTGGACGTCCCGTGATGTTCAACAGAGAATCGATGACTACCAGGGAGAGTCAAGGGCTAATAGAAGGGCTGCTGGTACTGCACAGTTAAAGAGTCACATCACCGCTGTGGCCTCTGAGCAGGCCGGTCCACCGTCAGTAAGCCTGCCAGTGTCTGAAGAGTGTCGCGCCCCAGTTCCCTCTCCTCTCTTTCCCCAAGCTCAGCGTCATGTGTACTGTTCCCCTCTCACTCCCCCAATGTCTGCCTCTGTTCCAAAtgaacaccagcgttccccaagcCTTACCCCTGCTACAGCAGTGGTGCAAAATCTTCAACAGACAGAAGAAAGACTTCTCACCCGCATGGTTGACATGTTCCAGATGATGATGGATAAGATGCAGCGAGGCGACACTGATCATCAAAGTCAAGGTGGGAGATTCCAGCGTGCCACACGGGGTCGACGTCCCAGGGAGGCAGCCTGTAGAATTTGTGATGATCCGCGCCACACCACCATTTCCCACTGCATGTCTGACAGACTGTGCTTCACCTGTTTTGCTCCTGGCCACACCAAACTGAACTGTACTGCCAATAACTCCCCCAGCCCCAGTCTGAGGGAAACCAGCTGA